The following coding sequences lie in one Phalacrocorax carbo chromosome 3, bPhaCar2.1, whole genome shotgun sequence genomic window:
- the PTK7 gene encoding inactive tyrosine-protein kinase 7 encodes MAAVRALLVLAVGTQAMILFTKEPYSQDALHGRSAILRCEVEEPANVEFEWLQNGLPVQDTEQRFKEGSNLQFAAVDRHRDAGDFQCVARNLVTGEEARTANASFNIKWIETGSVVLKQPASVAEIQPSSTVVLRCHIDGHPRPTWQWFRDGSPLPDGRSTYSVSNKERTLTLQSASPDDNGLYYCCARSAVGFVCSQNNFTLNIIDESFPQAVIIPQDLIVTKNEEAMFDCQFAAVPPPTQEWLFEDSPITNRSKTTVFANGSLLITQVRARSTGVYKCVGHGQRGKTLVLKATLQLAEIEEMAPLSPKVLTANQGHRVACTAPRGIPTPQVWWERNEERVPAAGRVHQEGEQLVFTTITEADAGTYTCHAANKAGEKKQELSITVATVPKWVEMPKDSQLEESKPGYLHCLSKASLKPTVTWYRNGVSISEDSRFEISENGTLRINNVEVYDGTMYKCVSSTPAGSIEGYARVHVLEKLKFTPPPQPLQCMEFNKEVTVSCSATGREKPTIQWTKTDGSSLPSHVSHNAGILSFHKVSRSDSGNYTCIASNSPQGEIRATVQLVVAVYVTFKLEPEPTTVYQGHTAMFQCQAEGDPVPHIQWKGKDKILDPSKLLPRIQIMPNGSLVIYDVTTEDSGKYTCIAGNSCNIKHREAFLYVVDKPAAEEDEGPGSHTPYKMIQTIGLSVGAAVAYIIIVLGLMFYCKKRRKAKRLKKHPEGEEPEMECLNGGALLQNGQMTAEIQEEVALTNLGSSSGASKRHSAADKMHFPRSNLQTITTLGRGEFGEVFLAKAKGAEDGEGETLVLVKSLQTRDEQLQLDFRREAEMFGKLNHSNVVRLLGLCREAEPHYMVLEYVDLGDLKQFLRISKSKDESLKPQPLTTKHKVSLCTQVALGMEHLSNGRFVHRDLAARNCLVSAQRLVKISSLSLSKDVYNSEYYHFRQAWIPLRWMPPEAVLEDEFSTKSDVWSFGVLMWEVFMHGEMPYTPLADDEVLAGLQSGKTKLPHPEGCPSRLAKLMQRCWAPSPKDRPSFSELATALGDSPADSKA; translated from the exons CTGTGGGGACTCAGGCAATGATCCTTTTCACGAAGGAGCCGTACTCCCAGGATGCCCTGCATGGCCGCAGTGCCATCCTCCGCTGTGAGGTGGAGGAGCCAGCCAACGTGGAGTTTGAATGGCTGCAGAATGGGCTCCCTGTTCAGGACACGGAGCAGCGCTTCAAGGAAGGCAGCAACCTCCAGTTTGCTGCTGTTGATCGGCACCGGGATGCTGGGGACTTCCAGTGTGTAGCGAGGAACTTGGTCACTGGGGAGGAGGCCCGCACAGCCAACGCATCTTTCAATATCAAGT GGATTGAGACAGGCAGTGTGGTGCTGAAACAGCCGGCCAGCGTAGCTGAGATCCAACCCTCCTCCACAGTGGTGCTGCGGTGTCACATCGACGGCCACCCGCG CCCCACGTGGCAGTGGTTTCGGGATGGTAGCCCCCTCCCTGATGGCCGCAGCACCTATTCTGTCAGCAACAAGGAGCGAACGCTGACCCTGCAGAGTGCCAGCCCAGATGACAATGGTCTCTATTACTGCTGTGCCCGCAGTGCTGTCGGCTTTGTCTGCAGCCAGAACAACTTCACGCTGAATATCATTG ATGAGAGTTTTCCTCAGGCGGTGATCATCCCACAGGACCTCATCGTGACCAAGAACGAAGAGGCCATGTTTGACTGCCAGTTtgcagctgtgccccctcccacaCAGGAGTGGCTCTTTGAAGACAGCCCCATCACCAACAGATCCAA GACCACCGTGTTCGCCAATGGCTCCCTGCTGATCACCCAGGTGAGGGCTCGCAGCACCGGTGTCTATAAGTGCGTTGGCCatgggcagagggggaaaacTCTTGTGCTGAAGGCAACTCTACAGCTAGCAG AGATCGAAGAAATGGCACCTTTATCCCCAAAGGTGTTGACGGCAAACCAGGGGCACCGTGTGGCCTGCACTGCCCCACGAGGCATACCCACGCCCCAGGTCTGGTGGGAGAGGAACGAGGAACGagttcctgctgctggcagggtgcaCCAAGAGGGGGAGCAGCTTGTTTTCACTACTATCACCGAGGCAGACGCAGGGACCTACACGTGCCATGCTGCCAACAAGGCTGGAGAGAAGAAACAGGAGCTGAGCATCACTGTTGCTA CGGTACCCAAGTGGGTGGAGATGCCCAAGGACAGCCAGCTGGAAGAGAGCAAGCCAGGATATCTGCACTGCCTCAGCAAGGCCTCCCTGAAACCCACTGTCACCTGGTACCGCAATGGCGTCTCCATCTCTGAG gACTCACGGTTTGAGATCTCTGAGAATGGGACACTGCGCATCAACAACGTGGAAGTGTATGATGGGACCATGTACAAGTGCGTGAGCAGCACGCCAGCAGGCAGCATCGAGGGATATGCACGGGTGCACGTGCTAG AGAAGCTGAAGttcaccccaccaccccagccgCTGCAGTGCATGGAGTTTAATAAGGAGGTTACAGTGTCCTGCTCAGCCACAGGCCGGGAAAAACCCACCATCCAGTGGACTAAAACAG ATGGGAGCAGCCTGCCATCCCACGTCAGCCACAATGCTGGCATCTTGTCCTTCCACAAGGTGAGCAGGAGTGACTCAGGGAACTACACGTGCATCGCATCTAACAGCCCTCAGGGCGAGATCCGTGCCACCGTGCAGCTTGTGGTAGCAG TTTACGTCACCTTCAAGCTAGAGCCAGAGCCCACAACAGTGTACCAGGGGCACACAGCCATGTTCCAGTGCCAGGCAGAGGGGGACCCCGTGCCACACATCCAGTGGAAAGGGAAGGACAAGATTTTGGATCCCAGCAAGCTCCTGCCCAG GATTCAGATCATGCCCAATGGATCCCTGGTGATTTACGATGTCACCACCGAGGACTCCGGAAAATATACCTGTATCGCCGGCAACAGCTGCAACATCAAGCACCGGGAGGCCTTCCTATATGTCGTAG ACAAGCCGGCAGCAGAAGAGGATGAGGGACCTGGAAGCCACACACCCTACAAGATGATCCAGACCATTGGGCTTTCGGTGGGGGCAGCTGTTGCCTACATTATTATTGTGTTGGGTCTGATGTTCTACTGTAAGAAGCGGAGAAAAGCCAAGAGGCTGAAGAAGCACCCAGAGGGTGAAGAGCCTGAAATGGAGTGTCTGAATG GTGGTGCTTTGCTGCAGAATGGGCAGATGACAGCAGAGATCCAGGAAGAAGTGGCTTTGACCAAcctgggcagcagctctggggccAGCAAGCGGCACAGTGCTGCTGACAAGATGCACTTTCCACGTTCCAACCTGCAGACAATCACAACCCTGG GCAGGGGGGAGTTTGGTGAAGTGTTCCTGGCCAAGGCAAAAGGTGCAGAGGATGGTGAGGGTGAAACGCTGGTCCTGGTGAAGAGCCTGCAGACAAGGGatgagcagctgcagctggactTCCGGCGAGAGGCAGAGATGTTTGGCAAGCTGAACCACTCCAACGTGGTgcggctgctggggctgtgccgtgAGGCAGAGCCACACTACATGGTCCTGGAGTATGTGGACTTG GGGGACCTGAAGCAGTTCCTGAGGATCTCCAAGAGCAAAGATGAGTCTCTGAAGCCACAGCCCCTCACTACCAAACATAAG GTGTCTCTCTGCACACAGGTGGCCCTGGGCATGGAGCATCTCTCCAATGGCAGGTTCGTGCACCGGGACTTGGCAGCCAGGAACTGCTTGGTCAGTGCCCAGCGGCTGGTCAAGATCTCATCCCTGAGCCTCAGCAAGGATGTGTACAACAG CGAGTACTACCACTTCCGCCAGGCCTGGATCCCGCTGCGCTGGATGCCACCTGAAGCTGTGCTGGAGGATGAGTTCTCCACTAAGTCAGATGTGTGGTCCTTTGGGGTGCTCATGTGGGAGGTCTTCATGCATGGGGAGATGCCCTACACCCCCTTGGCAGACGATGAGGTCCTAGCAG GTCTGCAGTCAGGAAAGACGAAGCTCCCGCACCCTGAGGGCTGCCCTTCCCGTCTCGCCAAGCTGATGCAGCGCTGCTGGGCCCCCAGCCCTAAGGATCGACCCTCCTTCAGCGAGCTTGCCACCGCCCTTGGAGACAGCCCAgctgacagcaaagcctga